One segment of Rubripirellula amarantea DNA contains the following:
- a CDS encoding PQQ-like beta-propeller repeat protein, whose translation MPLKLLSTFWMVLVLCSATMAEDWTYFRGPTGLAVSDATDVPTDVSPTNGVVWKSDLPGKAWSSPVVRGNRIYVTTAVPVGEEVVSVEEKFSKQTTNPYSLRAMCLDLATGQVIWDQETSQVPAGVSIHPKNSHASGTPIVTDDRLFVHFGAYGTAALDLDGNVLWQRTVEYAPVHGSGGSPILWNDQLIFNCDGGDQAFVVSLDSATGSEQWRTPRDDQGERTFSFSTPVVINTGRRHTLVSAASHAAYGYDPKTGKQLWKVRYPNKWSVVPQPIFAGGMIFVCTGYEGPAELLAIKPGGEGDVTESHVVWREDKFVPYNPTPAVHDGKLFMVSDNGIASCRDVATGELHWKQRLGDNYSASPIIVEDRVYFLSEEGKVTVIDAATEFREVAQSEMDARCLASMVPIDSGLLLRTEQSLYRFARK comes from the coding sequence ATGCCGTTGAAACTTCTTAGTACCTTCTGGATGGTTCTCGTTCTATGCTCGGCTACCATGGCTGAGGACTGGACGTACTTTCGAGGCCCAACCGGACTGGCCGTGTCCGACGCTACGGACGTTCCAACGGATGTTTCGCCGACCAATGGCGTCGTTTGGAAGTCCGATTTGCCAGGCAAGGCTTGGTCGTCGCCGGTCGTTCGCGGTAATCGCATCTATGTGACCACTGCGGTGCCAGTTGGCGAAGAGGTCGTTAGCGTCGAGGAAAAATTTTCCAAGCAGACGACCAATCCTTATTCACTGCGGGCGATGTGTTTGGACCTAGCAACGGGACAGGTCATCTGGGATCAGGAAACCTCTCAGGTTCCAGCCGGTGTTTCGATCCATCCAAAAAATTCACACGCCAGTGGTACGCCGATCGTCACCGACGATCGGTTGTTCGTTCACTTTGGTGCCTACGGAACTGCAGCCCTCGATTTGGATGGGAATGTCCTTTGGCAGCGAACGGTCGAGTATGCTCCAGTGCATGGGAGTGGTGGTTCACCGATCTTGTGGAATGATCAACTGATCTTTAATTGTGACGGTGGCGATCAGGCGTTTGTTGTCTCACTCGATTCCGCGACGGGAAGCGAGCAATGGCGAACGCCACGAGATGATCAAGGCGAACGGACCTTTTCGTTTTCAACGCCGGTCGTCATCAATACCGGCCGTCGCCATACCTTGGTCAGTGCCGCCAGTCATGCGGCCTACGGATACGATCCCAAAACGGGAAAGCAACTTTGGAAGGTGCGTTATCCGAATAAGTGGTCCGTCGTTCCGCAGCCCATCTTTGCCGGCGGAATGATCTTCGTATGCACCGGTTACGAGGGACCAGCTGAATTGTTGGCAATCAAGCCGGGCGGCGAGGGCGATGTTACCGAGTCCCATGTGGTGTGGCGCGAAGACAAATTTGTTCCGTATAACCCAACCCCGGCGGTGCATGACGGAAAGCTGTTCATGGTCAGTGACAACGGCATCGCATCTTGCCGAGACGTCGCCACCGGCGAACTACATTGGAAGCAGCGATTGGGCGACAACTATTCAGCCTCGCCGATAATCGTGGAAGACCGGGTTTACTTCCTTTCTGAAGAAGGAAAAGTGACCGTCATTGACGCTGCCACAGAGTTTCGCGAAGTGGCCCAAAGCGAAATGGACGCGCGTTGTTTGGCCTCGATGGTCCCGATCGATTCAGGGTTATTGCTAAGGACGGAACAGTCGTTGTACCGATTCGCTCGAAAGTAA
- a CDS encoding 2-oxo acid dehydrogenase subunit E2 — MATEVKLPELGDGIESGDVLEIFVSVGDVITAGQDVVEMETDKATVPVPSSLGGKVTKILVAEGDTVAIGGGLLEVEAAEGAAAPAAPEAPKEPAAKAPEPPAPQPSAPATPVAKTPEPAPAAPAPAAPAPVTPAPAATPAPVAPPAPEPAAPLASASSGNIAAGPAIRRFAREVGVDLANVTGSADGGRITRDDVLAVVRSASKSAAAAPAASAASPGAASSSQPLPGTADADDFGPISVERMSKIRKTISRQMHASWSTVPRVTNFDDADITNLEQLRQSSKDDYAAQGLKLTTMPFLIKAVATALRHHPSMNAIIDEQNEQIIYKNYVNVGIAVDTDRGLVVPVMKNADRMAVPEVTRSLAEMAGKVRGGNFGVNDLKGGSFTISNLGAIGGQYSTPIVNVPEVAILLVGRSRKLPVVMPDDSIKPRLMMPLSLSYDHRLVDGGTAARFLNDVIGYLEAPSRLLLAL; from the coding sequence ATGGCAACCGAAGTAAAACTTCCCGAACTTGGCGACGGCATCGAATCAGGCGATGTGCTTGAAATTTTTGTTTCGGTGGGTGATGTCATCACTGCCGGTCAAGACGTCGTTGAGATGGAAACCGACAAGGCAACGGTTCCCGTTCCGTCGTCGTTAGGTGGCAAGGTTACGAAAATCTTGGTGGCTGAAGGCGATACGGTGGCGATCGGTGGAGGTCTACTTGAAGTGGAAGCTGCCGAAGGCGCCGCGGCACCTGCCGCCCCCGAGGCTCCTAAAGAACCGGCTGCGAAGGCACCGGAACCACCAGCACCTCAGCCATCTGCACCTGCTACGCCAGTGGCGAAGACGCCTGAACCAGCACCGGCTGCTCCAGCACCGGCTGCTCCAGCACCCGTTACTCCGGCTCCAGCAGCAACCCCGGCCCCGGTTGCACCGCCAGCACCCGAGCCGGCTGCTCCCTTAGCATCGGCCTCGTCTGGCAACATCGCAGCCGGACCTGCGATTCGTCGTTTCGCTCGCGAAGTAGGTGTCGACTTGGCGAACGTCACTGGTTCAGCGGATGGCGGGCGGATCACTCGCGATGACGTGCTAGCCGTTGTTCGATCGGCCAGTAAATCCGCTGCCGCAGCACCAGCGGCTTCGGCCGCTTCACCCGGTGCTGCCTCGTCCTCACAGCCGCTTCCTGGTACCGCTGATGCAGATGACTTCGGTCCGATCAGCGTGGAACGGATGAGCAAGATTCGCAAGACGATCTCGCGTCAGATGCACGCAAGTTGGTCGACGGTTCCTCGCGTGACCAACTTCGATGATGCTGATATCACCAACTTGGAACAATTGCGTCAATCGAGTAAAGATGACTATGCGGCTCAAGGCTTAAAGCTGACCACGATGCCGTTCTTGATCAAAGCCGTCGCGACAGCGCTTCGTCATCATCCTTCGATGAACGCCATCATCGACGAGCAAAACGAGCAGATCATCTACAAGAACTACGTCAACGTTGGTATCGCAGTTGATACCGACCGTGGGCTCGTCGTTCCCGTCATGAAGAACGCTGACCGGATGGCGGTTCCTGAGGTCACTCGCTCGCTTGCAGAAATGGCAGGCAAGGTTCGTGGCGGTAATTTCGGAGTCAATGATTTGAAGGGCGGTTCCTTCACCATCAGCAACCTTGGTGCGATTGGTGGTCAGTATTCGACGCCCATCGTGAATGTTCCCGAGGTCGCTATCTTGCTTGTCGGACGTAGTCGCAAGCTTCCTGTGGTAATGCCCGATGACTCGATTAAACCTCGTTTGATGATGCCTCTGAGCTTGTCTTATGACCATCGTTTGGTTGACGGTGGTACGGCGGCACGATTCCTCAACGACGTGATCGGTTATCTTGAAGCTCCCAGCCGATTGCTTTTGGCTCTGTAG